CGAACACTTGTACGATACCAAGAGGTTCCGACATTTAGAAGACTCGCTCGAACATATGTTTCATTTCTGTGACAATTGCGCCTAAACTGGCGGAAACGGAAAGGGGTCCGCGATGTCTGATGAGTCAACTCTGACAAAGAGGCAACAACAGATTCTGAGTGTCGTTCGAAGCCTCACGGACGAAAGAGGGTACCCTCCTTCGCTCAGAGAGATTGGACGGGCGGTGAACCTCACCTCCCCATCAACCGTTAAGCACCACCTCGATGCACTGGAACGTGAAGGATTTATACAGCGCGACGCGGGGCGCCCTCGTGCCATTGATCTTCGGCGCGAACCCGCTGTGGAAGCACTGCGTCCCACGGAAGTGACAATCCCGGTTTCCCTCGCCGAGGGCGACTATGTGGCAGCGCCACTTGTCGGCCGAATTGCTGCTGGCACACCCATCACTGCGGAGCAACAAGTGGAAGATGTGTTCACGCTCCCAACCCGATTGACGGGGGGAGGCCAGCTTTTCGTCCTCGAAGTACACGGGGACTCAATGGTGGATGCCGCCATTTGTGACGGCGACTTCGTGGTCGTCCGCACGCAGAATGTTGCCGACAGCGGCATGATTGTCGCAGCCATGATTGACGGGGAGGCGACG
This genomic stretch from Schaalia sp. JY-X169 harbors:
- the lexA gene encoding transcriptional repressor LexA, which gives rise to MSDESTLTKRQQQILSVVRSLTDERGYPPSLREIGRAVNLTSPSTVKHHLDALEREGFIQRDAGRPRAIDLRREPAVEALRPTEVTIPVSLAEGDYVAAPLVGRIAAGTPITAEQQVEDVFTLPTRLTGGGQLFVLEVHGDSMVDAAICDGDFVVVRTQNVADSGMIVAAMIDGEATVKVFSKADGHVWLLPQNEDYAPIPADHATILGKVVTVVRSL